One segment of Paramormyrops kingsleyae isolate MSU_618 chromosome 8, PKINGS_0.4, whole genome shotgun sequence DNA contains the following:
- the LOC111841399 gene encoding inter-alpha-trypsin inhibitor heavy chain H3-like isoform X1: MGWWTVLLLCVGIPTLVSPAFLVSRDTALQGPETEARVMKKRSPENVLDQRAIEVQSVTVNCKVASRFAHTVMTSKVVNTANTSQEVHLDVELPKTAFITNFSMEIEGKIYVGEVKEKEKAKEQFQKAVSSGQTAGLVRASGRKMEKFSVSVNIAAHSDVTFMLTYEELLQRQLGQYELMTRVKPKQLVQNFEIIVDIYEPQGIAFLDAYGTFVTNELLPLVEKTVTDTKAHVAFRPTVEQQRTCPTCDGTLIDGDFFIKYDVKREKDIGNIQIVNGYFVHFFAPADLPYVPKNIVFVIDISISMYGKKIAQTREALHTILGDLHEDDHFTIILFDDRIKYWKESLVKATEENVTQAKDFASKIVARGMTDINKAVLKAVDLLYKDAAENKLPDNSVSMIILLTDGNPSSGVTSSEEIQSNVRNAIHGNITLFCLGFGFNLKYNFLEVMAQENHGLARRIYEDSDAALQLTGFYSEVASPLLSKVHLNYPHDAVNRLTQHHFNQYFNGSEIVVAGQVSDDDLQNFIFEVSAQGMNDIKFQGQASAEDWNIIFPEKEYIFGDFTERLWAYLTIQQLLAKRERGKVEEKANATAEALALSLHYNFVTPLTSMVVTKPQKDETPEEAMIADKLTEDERHRPNSARIPKPQPAASYRAVTSVDGDPHFIIQVADLNDTLCFNIDDVPGTIFSLVKDPLSGIVVNGQTIGDKKVDPGSKVHTYFGRFGIAHQKLNLKVEVTTQSIIVSQDRRKTLLSWSDNRIFRGPGVEIEITKERSLTVTMRDSAKFVIILHRVWKKHPYHRDYLGFYTLDSHLLSSKVHGLLGQFYHGLQFKVGELHEGKDADKLDATMTVKGQQLTVTWGWQRDFRRDVKYGEGVSCWFVHSNGTGLIDGTHHDYVVSEIFKTS, encoded by the exons ATGGGATGGTGGACAGTACTGCTTCTGTGTGTGGGCATACCCACGCTTGTGTCACCTGCATTCCTCGTCTCTCGGGACACTGCTCTTCAG GGCCCTGAGACTGAGGCAAGGGTGATGAAG AAACGAAGCCCTGAAAATGTGTTG GATCAGAGAGCCATTGAAGTGCAAAGTGTGACGGTGAACTGTAAGGTGGCATCTCGCTTTGCTCATACTGTCATGACCTCTAAGGTAGTCAACACAGCCAACACCTCCCAAGAGGTCCATTTGGATGTCGAACTACCTAAAACGGCCTTCATCACCAATTTCAGCAT GGAGATTGAAGGAAAAATCTATGTTGGGGAGGTGAAAGAAAAGGAGAAGGCCAAAGAGCAGTTTCAAAAGGCTGTGTCCAGTGGCCAAACAGCTGGATTAGTCAG AGCATCAGGCAGGAAGATGGAGAAGTTCTCGGTGTCCGTGAACATCGCGGCACACAGTGATGTGACCTTCATGCTGACATATGAGGAGTTGCTTCAGCGTCAATTGGGCCAGTATGAGCTCATGACCCGAGTCAAACCCAAGCAGCTGGTCCAGAATTTTGAG ATTATAGTAGACATCTATGAACCCCAAGGTATTGCCTTTCTCGATGCTTATGGCACCTTCGTCACCAATGAGCTGCTCCCCCTAGTGGAGAAAACTGTCACTGACACTAAG GCACACGTGGCCTTCAGGCCAACAGTGGAGCAGCAACGCACCTGTCCCACTTGTGATGGCACACTGATTGATGGAGATTTCTTCATTAAGTATGATGTGAAGCGAGAGAAAGACATTGGTAACATACAG ATAGTGAACGGGTATTTTGTGCACTTTTTTGCTCCTGCGGATTTGCCATATGTACCGAAGAATATCGTTTTTGTGATAGATATCAGCATCTCCatgtatggaaaaaaaattgcacag ACACGTGAAGCTCTGCACACTATCCTGGGTGATCTCCATGAGGATGACCACTTCACAATCATATTATTTGATGATAGGATAAAGTATTGGAAAGAGTCCCTGGTCAAGGCTACAGAGGAGAATGTGACTCAAGCAAAAGACTTTGCTTCGAAAATCGTAGCCAGAGGGA TGACTGATATCAACAAGGCTGTGCTGAAGGCTGTAGACCTTCTCTACAAAGATGCTGCTGAAAACAAGCTGCCAGACAACAGTGTCTCCATGATAATCCTCCTGACGGATGGGAATCCCAGTTCAG GGGTGACATCTTCTGAAGAAATTCAGAGTAATGTGCGGAATGCAATCCATGGGAATATTACTCTCTTCTGCTTGGGATTTGGCTTTAATCTGAAATACAATTTCCTGGAAGTGATGGCCCAGGAAAATCATGGCTTAGCCAGGAGGATCTATGAAGATTCTGATGCTGCGCTCCAGCTTACG GGGTTTTATAGTGAAGTGGCCAGCCCTTTGCTCTCCAAAGTGCACCTGAATTACCCCCACGATGCAGTTAATAGGCTAACCCAACACCATTTCAACCAATACTTCAACGGCTCAGAGATTGTGGTCGCTGGGCAGGTATCAGATGATGACCTACAAAACTTCATCTTTGAGGTGTCTGCACAAGGG ATGAATGACATAAAGTTCCAGGGTCAAGCAAGTGCTGAGGATTGGAATATCATCTTTCCAGAAAAGGAATACATCTTCGGAGACTTCACTGAGCGTCTGTGGGCGTATCTTACTATTCAGCAGTTGCTTGCCAAAAG GGAGAGGGGTaaagtggaggagaaggctaATGCGACGGCTGAAGCCCTGGCGCTGTCCCTGCATTACAACTTTGTGACTCCACTTACCTCCATGGTGGTGACCAAACCTCAGAAGGACGAAACACCAGAGGAAGCCATGATTGCAGACAAGCTGACTGAGG ATGAACGTCATAGGCCAAATTCTGCTC GTATTCCCAAACCTCAGCCTGCAGCTAGCTATCGTGCAGTCACAAGCG TGGATGGAGATCCCCATTTTATCATCCAAGTTGCAGACCTGAATGACACTTTGTGTTTTAACATTGATGATGTCCCAGGCACAATTTTTAGCCTGGTGAAAGACCCTTTATCTG gaattGTGGTCAATGGCCAGACCATAGGAGATAAGAAAGTGGACCCTGGAAGCAAAGTCCACACCTACTTTGGACGGTTTGGGATAGCTCACCAAAAGCTAAACCTCAAAGTGGAGGTAACCACCCAAAGCATCATTGTCTCCCAGGACAGGCGGAAGACTTTACTCTCTTGGTCTGACAACAGGATTTTCAGGGGCCCTGG CGTGGAAATTGAGATCACAAAGGAACGCAGTCTTACTGTCACTATGAGGGACTCGGCCAAGTTTGTTATCATCTTGCACAGGGTGTGGAAGAAGCACCCATACCACCGGGACTATCTGGGCTTTTATACTCTAGACAGCCACCTTCTCTCTAGCAAAGTTCATGGCCTCCTTG GACAATTCTACCACGGCCTGCAGTTTAAGGTTGGTGAGCTGCATGAAGGAAAGGATGCAGACAAACTAGATGCCACCATGACGGTGAAGGGTCAGCAGCTCACCGTCACCTG GGGCTGGCAAAGAGACTTCCGCAGGGATGTCAAGTATGGTGAAGGTGTATCCTGCTGGTTCGTGCACAGCAATGGCACAGGCCTCATCGACGGGACTCACCATGACTATGTGGTGTCCGAGATATTCAAGACCAGCTGA
- the LOC111841399 gene encoding inter-alpha-trypsin inhibitor heavy chain H3-like isoform X2, with product MGWWTVLLLCVGIPTLVSPAFLVSRDTALQKRSPENVLDQRAIEVQSVTVNCKVASRFAHTVMTSKVVNTANTSQEVHLDVELPKTAFITNFSMEIEGKIYVGEVKEKEKAKEQFQKAVSSGQTAGLVRASGRKMEKFSVSVNIAAHSDVTFMLTYEELLQRQLGQYELMTRVKPKQLVQNFEIIVDIYEPQGIAFLDAYGTFVTNELLPLVEKTVTDTKAHVAFRPTVEQQRTCPTCDGTLIDGDFFIKYDVKREKDIGNIQIVNGYFVHFFAPADLPYVPKNIVFVIDISISMYGKKIAQTREALHTILGDLHEDDHFTIILFDDRIKYWKESLVKATEENVTQAKDFASKIVARGMTDINKAVLKAVDLLYKDAAENKLPDNSVSMIILLTDGNPSSGVTSSEEIQSNVRNAIHGNITLFCLGFGFNLKYNFLEVMAQENHGLARRIYEDSDAALQLTGFYSEVASPLLSKVHLNYPHDAVNRLTQHHFNQYFNGSEIVVAGQVSDDDLQNFIFEVSAQGMNDIKFQGQASAEDWNIIFPEKEYIFGDFTERLWAYLTIQQLLAKRERGKVEEKANATAEALALSLHYNFVTPLTSMVVTKPQKDETPEEAMIADKLTEDERHRPNSARIPKPQPAASYRAVTSVDGDPHFIIQVADLNDTLCFNIDDVPGTIFSLVKDPLSGIVVNGQTIGDKKVDPGSKVHTYFGRFGIAHQKLNLKVEVTTQSIIVSQDRRKTLLSWSDNRIFRGPGVEIEITKERSLTVTMRDSAKFVIILHRVWKKHPYHRDYLGFYTLDSHLLSSKVHGLLGQFYHGLQFKVGELHEGKDADKLDATMTVKGQQLTVTWGWQRDFRRDVKYGEGVSCWFVHSNGTGLIDGTHHDYVVSEIFKTS from the exons ATGGGATGGTGGACAGTACTGCTTCTGTGTGTGGGCATACCCACGCTTGTGTCACCTGCATTCCTCGTCTCTCGGGACACTGCTCTTCAG AAACGAAGCCCTGAAAATGTGTTG GATCAGAGAGCCATTGAAGTGCAAAGTGTGACGGTGAACTGTAAGGTGGCATCTCGCTTTGCTCATACTGTCATGACCTCTAAGGTAGTCAACACAGCCAACACCTCCCAAGAGGTCCATTTGGATGTCGAACTACCTAAAACGGCCTTCATCACCAATTTCAGCAT GGAGATTGAAGGAAAAATCTATGTTGGGGAGGTGAAAGAAAAGGAGAAGGCCAAAGAGCAGTTTCAAAAGGCTGTGTCCAGTGGCCAAACAGCTGGATTAGTCAG AGCATCAGGCAGGAAGATGGAGAAGTTCTCGGTGTCCGTGAACATCGCGGCACACAGTGATGTGACCTTCATGCTGACATATGAGGAGTTGCTTCAGCGTCAATTGGGCCAGTATGAGCTCATGACCCGAGTCAAACCCAAGCAGCTGGTCCAGAATTTTGAG ATTATAGTAGACATCTATGAACCCCAAGGTATTGCCTTTCTCGATGCTTATGGCACCTTCGTCACCAATGAGCTGCTCCCCCTAGTGGAGAAAACTGTCACTGACACTAAG GCACACGTGGCCTTCAGGCCAACAGTGGAGCAGCAACGCACCTGTCCCACTTGTGATGGCACACTGATTGATGGAGATTTCTTCATTAAGTATGATGTGAAGCGAGAGAAAGACATTGGTAACATACAG ATAGTGAACGGGTATTTTGTGCACTTTTTTGCTCCTGCGGATTTGCCATATGTACCGAAGAATATCGTTTTTGTGATAGATATCAGCATCTCCatgtatggaaaaaaaattgcacag ACACGTGAAGCTCTGCACACTATCCTGGGTGATCTCCATGAGGATGACCACTTCACAATCATATTATTTGATGATAGGATAAAGTATTGGAAAGAGTCCCTGGTCAAGGCTACAGAGGAGAATGTGACTCAAGCAAAAGACTTTGCTTCGAAAATCGTAGCCAGAGGGA TGACTGATATCAACAAGGCTGTGCTGAAGGCTGTAGACCTTCTCTACAAAGATGCTGCTGAAAACAAGCTGCCAGACAACAGTGTCTCCATGATAATCCTCCTGACGGATGGGAATCCCAGTTCAG GGGTGACATCTTCTGAAGAAATTCAGAGTAATGTGCGGAATGCAATCCATGGGAATATTACTCTCTTCTGCTTGGGATTTGGCTTTAATCTGAAATACAATTTCCTGGAAGTGATGGCCCAGGAAAATCATGGCTTAGCCAGGAGGATCTATGAAGATTCTGATGCTGCGCTCCAGCTTACG GGGTTTTATAGTGAAGTGGCCAGCCCTTTGCTCTCCAAAGTGCACCTGAATTACCCCCACGATGCAGTTAATAGGCTAACCCAACACCATTTCAACCAATACTTCAACGGCTCAGAGATTGTGGTCGCTGGGCAGGTATCAGATGATGACCTACAAAACTTCATCTTTGAGGTGTCTGCACAAGGG ATGAATGACATAAAGTTCCAGGGTCAAGCAAGTGCTGAGGATTGGAATATCATCTTTCCAGAAAAGGAATACATCTTCGGAGACTTCACTGAGCGTCTGTGGGCGTATCTTACTATTCAGCAGTTGCTTGCCAAAAG GGAGAGGGGTaaagtggaggagaaggctaATGCGACGGCTGAAGCCCTGGCGCTGTCCCTGCATTACAACTTTGTGACTCCACTTACCTCCATGGTGGTGACCAAACCTCAGAAGGACGAAACACCAGAGGAAGCCATGATTGCAGACAAGCTGACTGAGG ATGAACGTCATAGGCCAAATTCTGCTC GTATTCCCAAACCTCAGCCTGCAGCTAGCTATCGTGCAGTCACAAGCG TGGATGGAGATCCCCATTTTATCATCCAAGTTGCAGACCTGAATGACACTTTGTGTTTTAACATTGATGATGTCCCAGGCACAATTTTTAGCCTGGTGAAAGACCCTTTATCTG gaattGTGGTCAATGGCCAGACCATAGGAGATAAGAAAGTGGACCCTGGAAGCAAAGTCCACACCTACTTTGGACGGTTTGGGATAGCTCACCAAAAGCTAAACCTCAAAGTGGAGGTAACCACCCAAAGCATCATTGTCTCCCAGGACAGGCGGAAGACTTTACTCTCTTGGTCTGACAACAGGATTTTCAGGGGCCCTGG CGTGGAAATTGAGATCACAAAGGAACGCAGTCTTACTGTCACTATGAGGGACTCGGCCAAGTTTGTTATCATCTTGCACAGGGTGTGGAAGAAGCACCCATACCACCGGGACTATCTGGGCTTTTATACTCTAGACAGCCACCTTCTCTCTAGCAAAGTTCATGGCCTCCTTG GACAATTCTACCACGGCCTGCAGTTTAAGGTTGGTGAGCTGCATGAAGGAAAGGATGCAGACAAACTAGATGCCACCATGACGGTGAAGGGTCAGCAGCTCACCGTCACCTG GGGCTGGCAAAGAGACTTCCGCAGGGATGTCAAGTATGGTGAAGGTGTATCCTGCTGGTTCGTGCACAGCAATGGCACAGGCCTCATCGACGGGACTCACCATGACTATGTGGTGTCCGAGATATTCAAGACCAGCTGA